From the genome of Streptomyces sp. NBC_00659, one region includes:
- a CDS encoding FAD-dependent oxidoreductase translates to MHDLDRPRAIVVGAGPVGLTAAHELARRGMWVRLVDAAPGPARTSRAVAVHPRSLETFAQMGVVDDLLARGRRNRAFTMYSGGHRLVRLEADYTTMPTSYPYTLIVPQTETEAVLREAVARLGVDIEWGVKLTGFEQAADGVCVRLRGVDGVEESVETSWLVGCDGGHSTVRKLLGLELIGESSETWMLADAPVDTDLPPDTIYWTHTGGHALMMVPYARDGQWRLLDTAPAADGGTERLGARLSAGLGRDVKVGEAEWTSVFTFQQRMVERMQQGRVFVAGDAAHVHSPASGQGMNTGVQEAYNLAWKIAQVDRGDAGPALLDTYSEERVPIGEALLGSTRTATFLVQLKSLLAAAALPAVFAVVRAVPPLRRAIQRKVLGGMSGLRIGYGASSLTTVEAYEYVVGAGPVVMSVSVPTPEPGPGRRITEAQVHHPSSPGCRSLHDELRDPRWTLLLSEGGTGPGDTPVGVAVTAAVQYGEWLSVRTVGGRCADGPAPLADPDARLRIALGLAPGCWVLVRPDGYVAARGAQLTRTALDRALAPLRLAGPLAGEALREPGPGLPTPVHRPKEH, encoded by the coding sequence ATGCACGACCTCGACCGGCCACGGGCGATCGTCGTCGGCGCGGGCCCCGTGGGCCTGACCGCCGCCCACGAACTCGCCCGCAGGGGAATGTGGGTGCGGCTGGTCGACGCCGCGCCCGGGCCCGCGCGCACCAGCCGCGCCGTGGCCGTGCACCCGCGCAGCCTGGAGACGTTCGCGCAGATGGGCGTCGTCGACGACCTGCTCGCACGGGGACGGCGGAACCGGGCCTTCACCATGTACTCCGGCGGGCACCGGCTGGTGCGGCTGGAGGCCGACTACACGACGATGCCGACCTCCTACCCGTACACGCTGATCGTCCCGCAGACCGAGACCGAGGCCGTGCTGCGCGAGGCCGTGGCCCGGCTCGGCGTCGACATCGAGTGGGGCGTGAAGCTGACCGGGTTCGAGCAGGCCGCGGACGGCGTGTGCGTCCGCCTGCGCGGCGTCGACGGCGTCGAGGAGAGCGTCGAGACCTCGTGGCTGGTCGGCTGCGACGGCGGGCACAGCACCGTGCGCAAGCTGCTCGGCCTGGAACTGATCGGCGAGTCCAGCGAGACGTGGATGCTCGCCGACGCGCCCGTCGACACCGACCTGCCGCCCGACACCATCTACTGGACCCACACCGGCGGGCACGCCCTGATGATGGTGCCCTACGCCCGCGACGGGCAGTGGCGGCTCCTGGACACCGCGCCCGCCGCGGACGGCGGCACGGAACGGCTCGGGGCCAGGCTGTCGGCCGGGCTCGGCCGTGACGTCAAGGTCGGCGAGGCCGAGTGGACGTCCGTGTTCACCTTCCAGCAGCGCATGGTCGAACGGATGCAGCAGGGCCGCGTCTTCGTGGCGGGAGACGCCGCCCATGTGCACAGCCCCGCCTCCGGACAGGGCATGAACACCGGCGTCCAGGAGGCGTACAACCTCGCCTGGAAAATCGCCCAGGTCGACCGGGGCGACGCGGGACCGGCCCTGCTCGACACCTACAGCGAGGAGCGGGTGCCGATCGGCGAGGCCCTGCTCGGCTCCACCCGCACCGCCACCTTCCTCGTCCAGCTCAAGAGCCTGCTGGCCGCGGCGGCGCTGCCGGCCGTCTTCGCCGTCGTACGCGCCGTGCCGCCGCTGCGGCGGGCCATCCAGCGCAAGGTTCTCGGCGGCATGTCCGGCCTGCGCATCGGGTACGGCGCGTCCTCCCTGACCACCGTCGAGGCCTACGAGTACGTCGTCGGCGCCGGACCCGTGGTGATGTCCGTGTCCGTGCCGACCCCCGAACCGGGCCCCGGCCGGCGCATCACGGAGGCGCAGGTCCACCACCCCTCCTCACCCGGCTGCCGCTCCCTGCACGACGAACTGCGCGACCCCCGCTGGACGTTGCTGCTCTCCGAGGGCGGCACCGGGCCCGGTGACACACCCGTCGGCGTCGCCGTGACGGCCGCCGTCCAGTACGGCGAGTGGCTGTCCGTGCGCACGGTGGGCGGCCGGTGCGCCGACGGTCCCGCCCCGCTCGCCGACCCCGACGCCCGGCTGCGCATCGCGCTCGGCCTGGCCCCCGGCTGCTGGGTTCTGGTGCGCCCGGACGGCTATGTCGCCGCGCGCGGTGCCCAGCTGACCCGCACCGCGCTGGACCGGGCCCTCGCCCCGCTGCGCCTGGCCGGCCCGCTCGCCGGGGAGGCCCTGCGCGAACCGGGTCCCGGCCTGCCCACTCCCGTCCACCGCCCGAAGGAGCACTGA
- a CDS encoding acyl-CoA dehydrogenase, whose translation MTTTAETVYAAGAGPGRWETDALARAARLEALLGDPHDPANPHGLRALFAADDRRTPPAATEALLAESGLGAEFVPAEYGGRLTRADLLARTLRPVFRRDVALGFGYGITSLFATGAVWAAGSTRQRRDLADLLLDGGRGTILHHELAHANAILRDEFTARPTPEGGRRLYGRKDLIINAARADAQVVYARTDAARGPNSHSVFLLDPARAQTGTMRHLPRIETPGMRGALFSGLEFDGRSLPEDALVGRVGEGVALALRTFQVNRSVICGVVTAAADTVLHSAVRAATTGRTGPVARRWHKPLTGVFADLLACDSMATVALRALGLLPDRAHVTAAAVKYVVPGLLRENLEELATVLGARGYEHGSPQYGALDKLVRDLPVAGLGHAGTAACQAVIVPQLRHLAESAWFAEDEPPPELFRKGAELPPLDYRLLGIAGGGDFMAASLIGSAGRLAPSRGVGGQITALAELAEAFVAELRALRATCRLLPPSGASAFGDPAMCVLSDRYSLITAAAAVLGIWEGQDGTDPFLADAAWAVLALSRIGERLGIPVPDLPDGCTAHLLDELIRRYRAGLSCDLDATPLAQ comes from the coding sequence ATGACCACCACCGCCGAGACCGTATACGCAGCCGGCGCCGGACCCGGCCGCTGGGAGACGGACGCGCTCGCGCGCGCCGCGCGGCTCGAGGCCCTGCTCGGCGATCCGCACGACCCCGCCAACCCGCACGGTCTGCGCGCCCTGTTCGCCGCCGACGACCGGCGCACCCCGCCCGCCGCGACCGAGGCCCTGCTCGCCGAGTCCGGCCTGGGCGCGGAGTTCGTACCCGCCGAGTACGGCGGGCGGCTCACCCGGGCCGATCTGCTCGCCCGCACCCTGCGCCCCGTCTTCCGGCGCGATGTCGCACTCGGCTTCGGGTACGGCATCACCTCGCTGTTCGCGACCGGCGCGGTCTGGGCCGCCGGCAGCACACGCCAGCGCCGTGACCTCGCGGACCTGCTGCTCGACGGCGGCCGTGGCACGATCCTCCATCATGAACTCGCCCACGCGAACGCCATCCTGAGGGACGAGTTCACCGCCCGGCCGACGCCGGAGGGCGGACGCCGGCTGTACGGCCGCAAGGATCTGATCATCAACGCGGCGCGCGCCGACGCCCAGGTCGTCTACGCCCGCACCGACGCCGCGCGCGGACCCAACAGCCACTCCGTCTTCCTCCTCGACCCGGCGCGGGCACAGACCGGAACGATGCGGCACCTGCCGCGGATCGAGACCCCGGGCATGCGCGGAGCGCTCTTCTCCGGGCTGGAGTTCGACGGCCGCTCACTGCCCGAGGACGCGCTCGTCGGCCGCGTGGGCGAAGGCGTCGCGCTCGCCCTGCGCACCTTCCAGGTCAACCGCAGCGTGATCTGCGGGGTCGTCACCGCGGCCGCCGACACCGTCCTGCACTCCGCGGTCCGGGCCGCGACCACCGGGCGCACCGGCCCCGTCGCCCGCCGCTGGCACAAGCCGCTCACCGGGGTCTTCGCCGATCTGCTGGCCTGCGACAGCATGGCCACCGTCGCCCTGCGCGCGCTGGGCCTGCTGCCCGACCGGGCCCATGTGACGGCCGCCGCCGTCAAATACGTGGTGCCCGGCCTGCTCCGGGAGAACCTGGAGGAACTCGCCACCGTGCTGGGTGCCCGCGGCTACGAACACGGCAGCCCGCAGTACGGCGCCCTCGACAAGCTCGTACGGGACCTGCCGGTCGCCGGGCTCGGCCACGCGGGCACCGCCGCCTGCCAGGCGGTGATCGTGCCGCAGCTGCGCCACCTCGCCGAGAGCGCCTGGTTCGCCGAGGACGAGCCGCCGCCGGAGCTGTTCCGCAAGGGCGCCGAACTGCCCCCGCTCGACTACCGGCTGCTGGGCATCGCGGGCGGCGGCGACTTCATGGCCGCCTCCCTCATCGGGTCGGCCGGCCGGCTCGCCCCCTCCCGCGGCGTCGGCGGCCAGATCACCGCGCTCGCGGAACTCGCCGAGGCGTTCGTCGCCGAACTGCGAGCACTGCGCGCGACCTGCCGGCTGCTCCCGCCGTCCGGGGCCTCGGCGTTCGGCGATCCCGCGATGTGCGTGCTCAGCGACCGCTACAGCCTGATCACCGCCGCCGCGGCGGTCCTGGGCATCTGGGAGGGCCAGGACGGCACGGATCCCTTCCTCGCCGACGCGGCGTGGGCGGTGCTCGCCCTGTCCCGGATCGGCGAGCGGCTCGGCATCCCGGTGCCCGACCTGCCCGACGGCTGCACGGCACACCTGCTGGACGAACTGATCCGCCGATACCGGGCCGGCCTCAGCTGCGACCTGGACGCCACACCGCTCGCGCAGTGA
- a CDS encoding 4'-phosphopantetheinyl transferase family protein, giving the protein MNPSTPAKPAMTSVPHDTDRISEPIHVSGPDGPWHKVREGMRLRGNAVVYTTWGEWLATAVTDPLLRPLLGRDWTRYRRTADPVVRFRFAASRMATKFTAAAALDTEAAALDLAYKIGGRPYLRGLDQIDVSLTHTDDLIAVGVSRNGRIGVDAEPATRTMSFDLMQEHVCTPAERAELQRLPDADRSAGLLRLWTFKEAYTKALGQGLRLGFSEFGLGVESPGLLGPDGTPAARGDWAFTTHQVLGRYLLSVACHDAGLDTSRDTAPRTMLDEGFVGAVTGLLAVPADDGTPRG; this is encoded by the coding sequence GTGAACCCGTCGACACCGGCCAAACCGGCCATGACGTCCGTACCGCACGACACCGACCGCATCAGCGAGCCGATCCACGTCAGCGGCCCCGACGGGCCCTGGCACAAGGTGCGTGAGGGCATGCGGCTGCGCGGCAACGCCGTGGTGTACACCACCTGGGGCGAATGGCTCGCCACCGCCGTCACTGACCCCTTGCTGCGGCCGCTGCTCGGCCGCGACTGGACGCGCTACCGGCGCACCGCCGACCCGGTCGTGCGCTTCCGGTTCGCGGCGTCGCGGATGGCCACCAAGTTCACCGCCGCGGCCGCGCTGGACACCGAGGCCGCCGCACTCGATCTGGCCTACAAGATCGGGGGCCGGCCCTATCTGCGCGGGCTCGACCAGATCGACGTCAGCCTCACCCACACCGACGACCTGATCGCCGTCGGCGTCAGCCGCAACGGACGGATCGGCGTCGACGCCGAACCCGCCACACGGACCATGTCGTTCGACCTGATGCAGGAACATGTGTGCACGCCCGCCGAACGGGCGGAGCTTCAGCGGCTCCCGGACGCCGACCGCTCGGCCGGACTGCTGCGGCTGTGGACGTTCAAAGAGGCGTACACCAAGGCCCTGGGGCAGGGACTGCGGCTCGGTTTCTCCGAGTTCGGCCTCGGTGTCGAAAGCCCGGGACTGCTGGGGCCCGACGGCACGCCCGCCGCCCGCGGCGACTGGGCCTTCACCACCCATCAGGTGCTCGGCCGCTACCTCCTCAGCGTGGCCTGCCACGACGCCGGCCTGGACACCTCCCGCGACACGGCACCGCGCACCATGCTCGACGAGGGCTTCGTGGGCGCCGTCACCGGCCTCCTGGCCGTCCCGGCGGACGACGGCACTCCACGCGGGTGA
- the metK gene encoding methionine adenosyltransferase: MSRRLFTSESVTEGHPDKIADQISDAVLDALLREDPASRVAVETLITTGQVHIAGEVTTTAYAPIAQIVRDTVLSIGYDSSAKGFDGASCGVSISLGAQSPDIAQGVDTAYESRVDGADDELDRQGAGDQGLMFGYASNETPALMPLPIDLAHRLSARLTEVRKNGTVPYLRPDGKTQVTIEYQGNRPVRLDTVVVSSQHASDIDLDTLLAPDIRRHVVEHVLAQLADDGIKLDTEKFRLLVNPTGRFEIGGPMGDAGLTGRKIIIDTYGGMARHGGGAFSGKDPSKVDRSAAYAMRWVAKNVVAAGLAERCEVQVAYAIGKAEPVSVFVETFGTGRVPQHRIEDAIAQVFDLRPAAIVRDLDLLRPIYAQTAAYGHFGRELPDFTWERTDRAQRLKDAAGL; encoded by the coding sequence ATGTCCCGTCGCCTGTTCACCTCGGAATCCGTGACCGAGGGACACCCCGACAAGATCGCCGACCAGATCAGCGACGCCGTCCTCGACGCGCTGCTGCGCGAGGACCCGGCCTCACGCGTCGCCGTCGAGACGCTGATCACCACCGGCCAGGTGCACATAGCCGGCGAGGTCACCACCACGGCATACGCGCCGATCGCCCAGATCGTCCGCGACACGGTCCTGTCCATCGGATACGACTCCTCCGCCAAGGGCTTCGACGGCGCCTCCTGCGGCGTCTCCATCTCCCTGGGCGCCCAGTCGCCCGACATCGCGCAGGGCGTCGACACCGCCTACGAGTCCCGGGTCGACGGCGCCGACGACGAACTGGACCGGCAGGGCGCCGGCGACCAGGGCCTGATGTTCGGCTACGCCAGCAACGAGACCCCGGCCCTGATGCCCCTGCCCATCGACCTCGCCCACCGGCTGTCCGCCCGCCTGACCGAGGTCCGCAAGAACGGCACCGTCCCCTACCTGCGGCCCGACGGAAAGACCCAGGTCACCATCGAGTACCAGGGCAACCGTCCGGTCCGCCTCGACACCGTCGTCGTCTCCTCGCAGCACGCCTCCGACATCGACCTGGACACCCTCCTGGCCCCCGACATCCGCCGCCACGTCGTCGAACACGTGCTGGCCCAGCTGGCCGACGACGGCATCAAGCTGGACACCGAGAAGTTCCGCCTGCTGGTCAATCCGACCGGCCGCTTCGAGATCGGCGGCCCGATGGGCGACGCCGGCCTCACCGGCCGCAAGATCATCATCGACACGTACGGCGGCATGGCCCGCCACGGCGGCGGCGCCTTCTCCGGCAAGGACCCCTCGAAGGTGGACCGCAGCGCCGCGTACGCGATGCGCTGGGTCGCCAAGAACGTCGTCGCCGCGGGCCTCGCCGAGCGCTGCGAGGTCCAGGTCGCCTACGCGATCGGCAAGGCCGAGCCGGTCAGCGTGTTCGTGGAGACCTTCGGCACCGGCCGGGTCCCGCAGCACCGCATCGAGGACGCCATCGCCCAGGTCTTCGACCTGCGCCCGGCCGCCATCGTCCGCGACCTCGACCTGCTCCGCCCGATCTACGCCCAGACCGCCGCCTACGGCCACTTCGGCCGCGAACTGCCCGACTTCACCTGGGAGCGGACCGACCGCGCCCAACGGCTCAAGGACGCCGCCGGCCTCTGA
- a CDS encoding aromatase/cyclase — protein sequence MTGERVHRTSHSVEVDAPAGAVFGLISDATRWPLFFPENVHVERLEFDGTNERLRMWATAGGRLRSWISQRVHDPGTRCVEFRQTHTQLPVTMMRGTWITEERADGTSLLTLLHDFAVHGDAAGDVAWVEQVLDLNSRAELASLRSLAERWTRFDDLVLSFEDTVRINAPAERVYDFLYRAGDWPELIPHVARLELTEDTPGVQVIAMDTLTADGAGHTTESVRICFPHAGRIVYKQTTTPALMEAHTGEWNVVSDENGLAVVAQHSVVLREDAVEQVLGAGADLARARRHVREALGRNSTATLHTVRRYAECVTRAR from the coding sequence ATGACGGGTGAGCGCGTGCACCGTACGTCGCACTCGGTCGAGGTGGACGCCCCCGCCGGCGCCGTGTTCGGGCTGATCTCGGACGCGACGCGGTGGCCGCTGTTCTTCCCGGAGAACGTGCACGTGGAACGGCTGGAGTTCGACGGCACGAACGAGCGCCTGCGGATGTGGGCGACGGCCGGCGGCCGGCTCAGGTCGTGGATCTCGCAGCGGGTCCACGATCCCGGGACCCGCTGCGTCGAGTTCCGCCAGACCCACACCCAGCTGCCCGTGACGATGATGCGCGGGACGTGGATCACCGAGGAGCGGGCGGACGGGACGAGCCTGCTGACGCTGCTGCACGACTTCGCGGTGCACGGCGACGCCGCGGGTGACGTGGCGTGGGTGGAGCAGGTCCTCGACCTCAACTCCCGGGCCGAACTGGCGAGTCTGCGGTCCCTCGCGGAGCGGTGGACGCGTTTCGACGACCTCGTGCTGTCCTTCGAGGACACGGTCCGCATCAACGCGCCTGCCGAGCGCGTGTACGACTTCCTGTACCGGGCCGGCGACTGGCCCGAGCTGATTCCGCATGTGGCGCGGCTGGAGCTGACGGAGGACACCCCCGGGGTGCAGGTCATCGCGATGGACACGCTCACGGCGGACGGGGCGGGGCATACGACCGAGTCCGTGCGGATCTGTTTCCCGCACGCGGGGCGGATCGTCTACAAGCAGACCACCACTCCCGCGCTGATGGAGGCGCACACCGGGGAGTGGAACGTCGTGTCCGACGAGAACGGCCTGGCCGTGGTCGCGCAGCACAGCGTGGTGCTGCGCGAGGACGCCGTGGAGCAGGTGCTGGGGGCCGGTGCGGACCTCGCCCGGGCCCGCCGCCATGTGAGGGAGGCCCTCGGACGCAACTCCACCGCGACGCTGCACACGGTCCGCCGGTACGCGGAGTGCGTCACCCGGGCGCGGTGA
- a CDS encoding class I adenylate-forming enzyme family protein, which produces MPDFTYPDLPVDGLLRTAAGRDPHGIAVRTAHAAVSFGALAARADRIAAYLQQETAGRPGVRVGVASVLDPAFAAAYYGVMGSGGTVVLVNPLIGEDGLRHVFAASGAEIALVPSATAALLAKMRGALPALRTVVVTDAPDAVVPPGCIPLHTVLDTAPDTPGERRADPDAVACVQFTTGTTGRPKGVLLTHRNVVANARQVALAHRLDRDAVTVNHLPLYHVMHLNSALYAGACQVLCQDPDPLVSLAVAAGTGATHYYGLPARLHRLAADERLPRTARGARGGPRLTAVLSGGSGLRREAARTLRDLLGVPVVQGYGMAELSPLTHCQQPGRYRPGAVGTPVPGTECRLVDLTTGRPVDVWSTGEVQVKGPQLMAGYLGEDSCARIDADGWFSTGDVGYVDNEEALWLVDRIDDIFKYDNEIVSPSRVERILATDPRVADCLVADWPDQEHGGLVWAGVVLHDDHDTAGAHQVLDVLDSVTARANEHLAHFERIRLAEALDAVPRTPTGKPARRLVRQQLKERAAC; this is translated from the coding sequence GTGCCGGACTTCACCTACCCCGATCTCCCGGTGGACGGACTGCTGCGCACCGCAGCCGGGCGCGACCCGCACGGCATCGCCGTGCGCACCGCGCACGCGGCCGTGTCCTTCGGCGCACTGGCCGCCCGGGCCGACCGCATCGCCGCGTATCTGCAGCAGGAGACCGCCGGCCGACCGGGCGTGCGGGTCGGTGTCGCAAGCGTCCTCGACCCGGCCTTCGCCGCCGCCTACTACGGCGTCATGGGCAGTGGCGGCACGGTCGTCCTGGTCAATCCGCTGATCGGCGAGGACGGGCTGCGGCATGTCTTCGCCGCGTCCGGGGCCGAGATCGCGCTGGTGCCCTCGGCGACGGCCGCGCTGCTGGCCAAGATGCGCGGCGCGCTGCCCGCGCTGCGCACCGTCGTGGTGACGGACGCGCCCGACGCGGTGGTGCCCCCCGGCTGCATACCGCTGCACACCGTCCTGGACACGGCGCCGGACACCCCCGGCGAGCGGCGCGCGGACCCGGACGCCGTGGCCTGCGTGCAGTTCACCACCGGCACCACCGGCCGCCCCAAGGGCGTGCTGCTCACCCACCGCAACGTGGTCGCCAACGCCCGGCAGGTCGCACTCGCCCACCGCCTGGACCGTGACGCGGTCACCGTCAACCACCTGCCGCTGTACCACGTCATGCACCTCAACTCGGCGCTGTACGCCGGTGCCTGCCAGGTGCTGTGCCAGGACCCCGACCCGCTTGTCTCGCTGGCCGTGGCCGCCGGCACCGGCGCCACCCACTACTACGGGCTGCCCGCCCGGCTGCACCGCCTCGCCGCCGACGAGCGCCTGCCCAGGACCGCGCGCGGGGCACGGGGCGGGCCCCGGCTCACGGCCGTGCTGTCCGGCGGCTCGGGACTGCGCCGCGAGGCCGCCCGCACCCTGCGCGATCTGCTCGGCGTCCCCGTCGTCCAGGGCTACGGCATGGCCGAGCTGTCCCCGCTCACCCACTGCCAGCAGCCCGGCCGCTACCGGCCCGGCGCGGTCGGCACCCCGGTGCCCGGTACCGAGTGCCGGCTTGTCGACCTCACCACCGGCCGCCCGGTGGACGTCTGGTCCACCGGCGAGGTGCAGGTCAAGGGCCCCCAGCTGATGGCCGGTTACCTCGGCGAGGACAGCTGCGCGCGCATCGACGCGGACGGCTGGTTCTCCACCGGGGACGTCGGATACGTCGACAACGAGGAAGCCCTGTGGCTGGTGGACCGGATCGACGACATCTTCAAGTACGACAACGAGATCGTCTCGCCCAGCCGCGTCGAACGGATCCTCGCCACCGACCCGCGCGTCGCCGACTGCCTGGTCGCCGACTGGCCCGACCAGGAGCACGGCGGCCTCGTCTGGGCGGGCGTCGTCCTGCACGACGACCACGACACCGCCGGCGCCCACCAGGTCCTCGACGTCCTCGACTCGGTCACGGCCCGGGCCAACGAACACCTCGCGCACTTCGAACGGATCCGCCTGGCCGAAGCCCTGGACGCTGTGCCGCGTACCCCCACCGGGAAGCCGGCGCGGCGCCTGGTCCGGCAGCAGCTCAAGGAGCGGGCCGCTTGCTGA
- a CDS encoding condensation domain-containing protein, which produces MDSTPYARPPGRARPGQPMTTDHTAPPPPEEATTVFVDLGRPPYDTPVLELRGPLDPDRLRAALDHLAVHHPGAPAWRHRVEGLGPGHHALRLAVDDTGTPHDAFPYGRLADLLTHPLPGARPTRSLTATPLQRELLADSETHPGRHIEQLTALWHGPLDIERLRAAWQSVTDHESVLRAAFDDGPEPLIVLHEHVDAAVLWVPHGGARWTDLVEHDRRRGIDPRLPGPLRVTVLGSAPSADDQPVPARMLLTYHHALLDDWSARLLLREFYRAYLAGGQLPGGERRPDLRDYARWLGRQDTGPARDFWSRALPSPTDTAWPLPPAETTDAARPAATQPPDAVSRTRLRLTAAQTERLGAWAARCGSTESGVLQAVWALLLYRACGAGGAARVRFGVTASGRGILFEGAERMPAALRTVLPLSVEVDPRSTMTTLLAELRDRALDMSAYEWISPGQIRSWAASGAEEATEEDGTLIVFESRPRDTDDLADVLAAQGVRVEQPETQGARTAFPLTIVAHHDGDGRLVLTASYDRARLDDAAGAGVLTHSALLLGELPYVAGDSTTVADILDLLSVLMDSACTVPPSGHEDTTPARDPAEPLPAAEAEPPLVPLRAADTAGAGTVCLLQTHGTPRSRYDRLARAYRGPESIVLLRSLPGGTDARYTALRSLADAEELLVLGGFCGGGSAAYEIARRIAAHGGRPPLVVLTGAAADADGHARMLETAAERAGHPGHPG; this is translated from the coding sequence GTGGACAGCACGCCGTACGCGCGGCCACCCGGACGTGCACGCCCCGGACAGCCGATGACCACCGACCACACCGCGCCCCCACCGCCCGAGGAAGCGACGACCGTCTTCGTCGACCTGGGCCGGCCCCCCTACGACACGCCCGTCCTGGAGCTGCGCGGCCCACTGGACCCGGACCGGCTCAGGGCCGCCCTCGACCACCTCGCCGTCCACCACCCCGGCGCCCCGGCCTGGCGGCACCGCGTCGAGGGACTCGGCCCCGGCCACCACGCGCTCCGGCTCGCCGTCGACGACACCGGCACACCGCACGACGCCTTCCCCTACGGACGGCTCGCCGACCTGCTCACCCACCCGCTGCCCGGCGCCCGCCCCACCCGCAGCCTCACCGCGACCCCGCTCCAGCGCGAACTCCTCGCCGACTCCGAGACCCACCCCGGCCGCCACATCGAGCAGCTCACCGCCCTCTGGCACGGCCCCCTCGACATCGAACGCCTGCGCGCCGCCTGGCAGTCCGTCACCGACCACGAGAGCGTGCTGCGCGCCGCGTTCGACGACGGGCCCGAACCGCTGATCGTCCTGCACGAGCACGTCGACGCCGCCGTGCTGTGGGTGCCGCACGGCGGCGCCCGCTGGACCGACCTCGTCGAACACGACCGCAGGCGCGGCATCGACCCGCGCCTGCCCGGTCCGCTGCGCGTCACCGTCCTCGGCTCCGCCCCCTCGGCGGACGACCAGCCCGTGCCCGCCCGGATGCTGCTCACCTACCATCACGCCCTGCTCGACGACTGGAGCGCACGCCTGCTTCTGCGCGAGTTCTACCGGGCCTACCTGGCGGGCGGCCAGCTGCCGGGCGGCGAACGCCGGCCCGACCTGCGCGACTACGCCCGCTGGCTCGGCCGTCAGGACACCGGCCCCGCCCGCGACTTCTGGTCGCGGGCCCTGCCCTCGCCCACCGACACCGCCTGGCCCCTCCCGCCCGCCGAAACCACCGACGCGGCCCGCCCCGCGGCCACCCAGCCGCCCGACGCCGTCAGCCGCACCCGGCTGCGCCTCACCGCCGCCCAGACCGAGCGCCTCGGCGCCTGGGCCGCGCGCTGCGGCAGCACCGAGAGCGGCGTCCTGCAGGCCGTCTGGGCCCTGCTGCTGTACCGGGCCTGCGGAGCCGGGGGAGCGGCACGGGTCCGCTTCGGCGTCACCGCCTCCGGGCGCGGCATCCTCTTCGAGGGCGCCGAACGCATGCCCGCCGCCCTGCGCACCGTGCTGCCGCTGTCCGTCGAGGTCGACCCCCGTTCCACCATGACAACGCTGCTCGCCGAACTCCGCGACCGGGCCCTGGACATGTCGGCCTACGAATGGATCTCCCCGGGCCAGATCCGCTCCTGGGCCGCCTCGGGGGCCGAGGAGGCCACCGAAGAGGACGGCACCCTGATCGTCTTCGAGAGCAGGCCCCGCGACACCGACGACCTGGCCGACGTCCTGGCCGCCCAGGGCGTCCGCGTCGAGCAGCCCGAGACCCAGGGCGCCCGCACGGCCTTCCCGCTCACGATCGTCGCCCACCACGACGGCGACGGCAGACTCGTCCTGACCGCGTCCTACGACCGGGCCCGGCTCGACGACGCCGCCGGTGCCGGCGTCCTCACCCACAGTGCCCTGCTGCTGGGCGAACTGCCCTACGTGGCGGGTGACTCCACGACCGTGGCCGACATCCTGGACCTGCTGTCCGTCCTCATGGACAGCGCCTGCACCGTCCCGCCGTCCGGCCACGAGGACACCACGCCGGCCCGCGACCCGGCAGAGCCCCTGCCCGCCGCCGAAGCGGAACCCCCGCTCGTCCCGCTGCGTGCCGCCGACACCGCCGGCGCGGGCACCGTCTGCCTCCTGCAGACCCACGGCACCCCCCGCTCCCGCTACGACCGGCTCGCCCGCGCCTACCGGGGCCCCGAGTCGATCGTCCTGCTGCGCTCCCTGCCCGGCGGGACAGACGCCCGGTACACCGCGCTGCGCTCCCTTGCCGACGCGGAGGAACTCCTCGTCCTGGGCGGGTTCTGCGGCGGCGGAAGCGCCGCCTACGAGATCGCCCGGCGCATCGCGGCCCACGGCGGACGGCCTCCGCTCGTGGTGCTCACCGGTGCCGCGGCCGACGCCGACGGCCACGCCCGGATGCTCGAAACCGCCGCCGAACGGGCCGGACACCCCGGACACCCCGGATGA